A window of Prolixibacter sp. SD074 contains these coding sequences:
- the serC gene encoding 3-phosphoserine/phosphohydroxythreonine transaminase: MKTHNFYAGPSILPEFTKERTAEAIMNFAGTGLSVMEVSHRSKEFVAVMDEARDLVKELLEVPADYEVLFLQGGASTQFYMVPFNLMKTKAAYLNTGTWASKAIKEAKLYGEVIEVASSKDKNFNYIPRGYEVPADVDYFHITTNNTIFGTEILEDLDVPARIVADMSSDIFSRPIDIKKYDVIYAGAQKNLAPSGVTLVIIKKDILGKVDRPIPTMIDYRTHIDKGSMFNTPPTVPVFAALMTLRWLKDNGGIKEMEKKNIAKAKLLYDELDRNKMFVPNIPNPEDRSRMNVTFVMSSGYEEFEKEFLEIAAAHNIVGIKGHRSVGGFRASIYNAMPIESVEVLVEAMKEFEAKH; this comes from the coding sequence ATGAAAACGCATAATTTTTACGCAGGACCTTCCATCCTGCCCGAATTCACAAAGGAACGGACCGCCGAAGCTATTATGAATTTTGCCGGAACCGGATTATCGGTAATGGAAGTTTCGCACCGGAGCAAAGAGTTTGTTGCGGTAATGGATGAAGCAAGGGACCTCGTGAAAGAACTTTTGGAGGTACCTGCAGACTACGAAGTTTTGTTTCTCCAGGGAGGGGCCAGCACACAGTTTTATATGGTTCCATTCAACCTGATGAAGACAAAAGCAGCTTACCTGAATACGGGTACCTGGGCTTCCAAAGCGATTAAAGAAGCAAAACTTTACGGAGAGGTTATTGAAGTAGCATCGTCAAAAGATAAGAATTTCAACTACATCCCACGTGGATACGAAGTTCCGGCGGATGTCGATTATTTCCATATCACCACCAACAATACCATTTTTGGTACGGAAATTCTGGAAGATCTGGATGTTCCGGCCCGTATCGTTGCCGATATGTCTTCCGATATTTTCAGCCGCCCGATTGACATCAAAAAATATGATGTTATCTACGCCGGTGCACAGAAGAACCTGGCTCCGTCGGGAGTTACCCTGGTCATTATCAAGAAAGATATTTTGGGTAAAGTTGATCGTCCGATTCCTACCATGATTGATTATCGTACGCACATCGACAAGGGATCGATGTTCAACACGCCCCCGACCGTGCCGGTATTTGCTGCATTGATGACACTTCGCTGGTTGAAAGACAATGGTGGCATCAAAGAAATGGAAAAGAAAAACATTGCAAAAGCTAAGTTGCTGTACGATGAATTGGATCGCAACAAGATGTTTGTTCCGAATATTCCGAACCCGGAAGATCGTTCGCGGATGAACGTAACATTTGTGATGTCCTCCGGATACGAGGAGTTTGAGAAGGAATTCCTTGAAATTGCAGCTGCACACAATATTGTTGGTATAAAAGGCCACCGTAGTGTTGGTGGATTCAGGGCTTCGATTTACAATGCCATGCCGATTGAAAGTGTGGAAGTATTGGTTGAGGCGATGAAGGAATTTGAAGCCAAACACTAA
- the gcvT gene encoding glycine cleavage system aminomethyltransferase GcvT gives MKRTAFFDIHNSNGAKIVEFAGFEMPIEYSGIKDEHMAVRNGVGVFDVSHMGEFWVTGPQALAFIQKVTSNDASKLAPGQAQYSCLPNGKGGIVDDLLVYSVEPEKYMLVVNAANIEKDWQWLVSQNSVGAKMENASGEISQLAIQGPKATGVLQKLTKVDLSVIKYYTFTVGEFAGIPNVIISATGYTGAGGFELYFENKHADAIWNAIFEAGKEEGIKPIGLGARDTLRLEMGFCLYGNDIDDTTSPIEAGLGWITKFTDEKDFIDKDLLASQKEEGVTRRLRGFEMIDRGIPRHGYEIMNEDGEVIGEVTSGSMSPVRGIGIGLGYLKTGYTKLGTEIFIRVRNKKLKAKVVKLPFI, from the coding sequence ATGAAAAGAACCGCATTTTTCGACATTCATAACAGCAACGGGGCTAAAATAGTTGAGTTTGCTGGTTTTGAAATGCCAATCGAATATTCCGGAATTAAGGATGAACACATGGCCGTGCGCAATGGTGTCGGTGTTTTTGACGTGTCGCACATGGGAGAGTTTTGGGTAACCGGTCCGCAGGCTTTGGCCTTTATTCAAAAGGTAACTTCCAACGATGCTTCAAAATTAGCACCCGGGCAGGCACAGTATTCCTGCTTGCCTAACGGGAAGGGCGGCATCGTGGACGACTTATTGGTTTATTCCGTTGAGCCTGAAAAATACATGCTGGTAGTCAATGCAGCTAACATCGAAAAAGACTGGCAATGGTTGGTCAGCCAAAATTCCGTCGGTGCGAAAATGGAAAACGCTTCCGGTGAAATTAGCCAGCTGGCCATTCAGGGCCCCAAAGCAACCGGGGTTTTACAAAAACTGACTAAAGTTGATTTATCTGTTATCAAATACTACACCTTCACGGTAGGCGAATTTGCCGGAATTCCGAATGTGATTATTTCGGCTACAGGCTATACCGGGGCCGGAGGTTTCGAACTTTATTTCGAAAACAAACATGCTGACGCCATTTGGAATGCCATTTTCGAAGCCGGAAAAGAAGAAGGCATCAAGCCCATTGGTTTGGGTGCACGCGACACGCTTCGTCTGGAAATGGGATTCTGCTTGTACGGAAACGATATCGACGATACCACATCGCCGATTGAAGCCGGCCTGGGCTGGATTACGAAATTCACCGACGAGAAAGATTTCATTGATAAGGACTTACTGGCCAGCCAGAAAGAAGAAGGCGTAACCCGTCGTTTGCGTGGATTTGAAATGATTGACCGCGGTATTCCCAGGCATGGTTATGAAATAATGAACGAGGATGGTGAAGTAATTGGTGAAGTAACCTCCGGAAGCATGTCGCCGGTTCGGGGCATCGGAATTGGTCTGGGATACCTGAAAACCGGTTATACCAAATTGGGAACGGAAATTTTCATCCGCGTACGAAATAAGAAATTGAAAGCAAAAGTGGTCAAATTGCCGTTTATTTAA
- a CDS encoding Hpt domain-containing protein translates to MAYTDLNYLRNVTGGEPEIIREMIELFISQVPEFSENLNNYLAEKKFLELGKEAHKAKSSVLVVGMEQLAKDLKTLQLLTLDGKGEKTYADYVKEFDKQCNAAVGELKLELEKL, encoded by the coding sequence ATGGCATATACTGACCTGAATTACCTGCGCAATGTGACGGGTGGAGAACCCGAAATTATACGTGAAATGATTGAATTGTTCATCAGCCAGGTCCCTGAGTTTTCCGAAAACCTGAATAACTACCTGGCTGAAAAGAAATTTCTCGAACTGGGGAAAGAGGCCCACAAAGCCAAATCTTCCGTTCTGGTTGTCGGAATGGAACAGTTGGCAAAGGACCTGAAAACGCTCCAACTTCTTACGCTTGACGGCAAAGGCGAAAAAACTTACGCCGATTACGTCAAAGAGTTCGACAAGCAATGCAACGCAGCTGTGGGTGAATTAAAACTGGAACTGGAAAAACTCTAA
- a CDS encoding carboxylesterase — MKRRYIPFVVIAVLVIVYLLGPVMPKPELNNSLPKIPVSLDSVAWYVNKKESSVKTKPDNEARIIWANDSVHRKTDYALLYLPGFSASYYEGYPVNADFARRYGCNAYFARLAGHGLVTGEPLLDMTPDNLYETAKEALLIASRLGEKVIIMSTSTGGTLSLMLDASFPQMIDGLILYSPNIKIRQTSAGLILSKPWGLQAARLVYGGKYRITGDDPNSKIGQYWYTRYRAEATVYLQQLLDAGMKKPVFEKVKCPVFLGYYYKDEEHQDPTVDVGAELKMFSEIGTPSNDKVKKAFPEAGVHTIACQLTSGAVPQVEKATWHFADDVLHMTPVRP, encoded by the coding sequence ATGAAAAGAAGATACATCCCGTTTGTGGTTATCGCTGTTCTGGTGATTGTTTATTTGCTGGGGCCGGTAATGCCGAAACCCGAATTGAATAATTCGCTGCCAAAGATTCCGGTTTCACTGGATTCGGTTGCGTGGTATGTGAATAAAAAAGAGTCTTCGGTGAAAACGAAGCCGGACAATGAAGCACGCATTATCTGGGCAAATGATTCCGTTCATCGAAAAACGGATTATGCCTTGCTGTATCTGCCCGGCTTTTCGGCCAGTTACTACGAAGGTTATCCGGTTAATGCTGACTTTGCCAGGCGATATGGCTGCAATGCCTATTTTGCACGGTTAGCCGGACATGGACTGGTAACCGGTGAGCCTTTGCTGGATATGACGCCTGATAATTTGTACGAAACGGCGAAAGAGGCCCTGCTAATTGCCAGCCGGCTGGGGGAAAAGGTAATCATCATGAGTACCTCGACCGGTGGGACGTTGAGCTTGATGCTGGACGCCAGTTTCCCACAAATGATTGACGGTTTGATTCTCTATTCGCCAAATATCAAAATCCGTCAGACATCAGCCGGATTGATTCTGTCGAAACCCTGGGGACTGCAGGCAGCCAGATTAGTTTATGGAGGCAAATACCGGATTACCGGGGATGATCCGAACAGTAAAATCGGGCAATACTGGTACACGCGTTACCGGGCTGAAGCAACTGTTTACCTTCAGCAACTACTCGATGCCGGGATGAAAAAACCGGTATTTGAGAAAGTGAAATGTCCGGTTTTTTTGGGTTACTACTACAAAGATGAGGAGCATCAGGACCCCACGGTCGATGTAGGGGCCGAGTTGAAAATGTTTTCCGAAATCGGAACGCCGTCCAATGACAAGGTGAAAAAAGCATTTCCGGAAGCAGGTGTGCACACCATCGCATGTCAACTCACCTCGGGAGCTGTTCCGCAGGTTGAGAAAGCTACATGGCATTTTGCCGACGATGTATTACACATGACGCCGGTTCGTCCGTAG
- a CDS encoding PEP/pyruvate-binding domain-containing protein, with translation MSKFDNISLSSIYKRRKTDRDIFQELMPTKVKEILLVATLYDSYSIVREGQFSDKIFGEYLQLNLYAAPRFTSVSSSEEALKVLNTRHFDMVIIMAGVDKETPLRTAEDIHFVKARVPILLLVNNNSDLAYFYSAAQGVPAIDRVFVWNGNTNVFMAMIKYIEDKKNVARDTQLGNVRIILLVEDSVKYYSRYLPLLYTSVMTQTQSLVSDESTDELHMILKMRARPKLLLVSTYENAVEIINNYREYLLCVISDVKFAKNGVDDEDAGVELLKFVKRTLRFPIPILLQSHDVTNAGRAKDIGADFINKNSDSLALDISEFINYKLGFGDFVFRNGQGEKIAVARNLHEFEELIIKVPVESLVYHAKQNAFSTWLMARGEINMAEELLPYRVEDFDDPGRIRDLCLNVFNKVREQKNRGRIVNFDPQVVKGNRYIVRLGRGSLGGKGRGLAFISNLIENIDLKKLIPGVNIRLPATAIIGAIEFDKFLELNNLYHIAYHHYQDYSVVRDKFLDAELSMTLKERLFQYIKQMDRPLAIRSSGLFEDSLLRPFSGVYSTYLIPNNHPDMDVRFEQLMTAVKLVYSSIFTPNAISYFEAINYKIEEEKMAVIIQEVVGHERNNKFYPTMSGVAQSFNYYPYSYMEPEDGFAVAGVGLGMLVVGGEKAFRFCPKYPNLNNSSVHDMVRDSQGEFYAIDMTRESFDLTRDGEDAAIKQYRIIEAEKDGVLTHCASTYDVENDYLVPGIDQKGPRVIDFANILKYDQFPLSDTLQLLLNLFKQAMGSPVELEYSLELENGEYGLPTFYLLQIKPLIRQEEEIKIDLGAMEQENMLMISRRGMGHGRIEGIRDVVYVDADTFDRTATRAIARDIVEVNNRLGREGRKFVLIGPGRWGTHDPFTGIPVIWANINNARVIIEMGLPDFPLDASLGSHFFHNVTSMNVGYFSIPYKTKENFLNLDILKRQEVIWESKFVKHVRFKNELEILMNGRERTAIIRFEEYNSGGAEVSPE, from the coding sequence ATGAGTAAGTTTGATAATATTTCACTCTCTTCCATTTATAAACGAAGAAAGACCGATCGCGATATTTTCCAGGAACTGATGCCAACCAAAGTAAAGGAAATCCTTTTGGTGGCTACGCTTTACGATTCCTATTCCATTGTTAGGGAGGGGCAGTTTTCCGACAAAATTTTTGGCGAATACCTTCAGTTGAATTTGTATGCCGCTCCGCGTTTTACAAGTGTCAGTAGTTCCGAAGAAGCATTGAAAGTGCTGAATACACGCCATTTCGATATGGTCATCATTATGGCGGGGGTGGACAAGGAAACTCCGCTGCGGACAGCAGAAGATATTCATTTCGTTAAAGCGCGTGTTCCGATTCTGCTCCTGGTCAACAATAACAGTGATTTGGCTTATTTCTATTCCGCCGCGCAGGGTGTGCCCGCCATCGACCGGGTTTTCGTCTGGAATGGGAACACCAATGTTTTCATGGCAATGATTAAATACATCGAGGACAAGAAGAATGTGGCACGCGATACACAATTGGGTAACGTTCGCATTATTCTGTTAGTAGAAGATTCTGTAAAATATTATTCAAGGTATCTGCCATTGCTCTACACCAGTGTGATGACGCAAACGCAGAGCCTGGTGTCGGACGAGTCGACGGACGAACTGCACATGATCCTGAAAATGCGTGCCCGTCCCAAACTGTTGTTGGTTAGTACATACGAAAATGCCGTAGAAATTATTAATAACTACCGTGAATATTTGCTTTGTGTGATTTCGGATGTGAAATTCGCGAAGAACGGTGTGGACGACGAAGATGCAGGAGTGGAACTGCTGAAATTTGTGAAACGGACCCTTCGTTTCCCGATTCCTATTTTGCTTCAGTCGCACGACGTAACCAATGCCGGGCGGGCAAAAGATATTGGCGCAGATTTCATTAACAAAAATTCAGATAGTCTGGCACTGGATATTAGTGAATTCATTAACTATAAGTTGGGATTCGGCGATTTCGTTTTCCGTAACGGGCAGGGTGAAAAAATTGCTGTAGCACGAAATCTGCACGAATTCGAGGAGTTGATCATTAAAGTTCCGGTTGAGTCGTTGGTGTATCATGCAAAGCAAAATGCTTTTTCCACCTGGTTAATGGCCCGCGGTGAAATCAATATGGCCGAGGAACTTTTACCGTACCGTGTCGAAGATTTCGATGATCCGGGCCGTATTCGGGATTTATGTTTAAATGTATTCAATAAAGTCAGGGAGCAGAAAAACCGGGGGCGCATCGTCAATTTCGATCCGCAAGTGGTGAAAGGCAACCGTTATATTGTTCGGCTGGGAAGAGGCTCGCTGGGTGGAAAGGGACGTGGTTTGGCTTTCATCAGTAACCTGATCGAGAACATCGATTTGAAAAAGTTGATTCCAGGTGTCAATATTCGTCTTCCCGCTACCGCGATAATTGGTGCGATTGAGTTCGATAAATTTCTGGAATTGAATAATCTGTATCATATAGCATACCATCATTACCAGGATTACAGTGTCGTTCGCGATAAGTTCCTGGACGCCGAATTGAGCATGACATTGAAAGAGCGATTATTCCAGTACATCAAACAGATGGATCGGCCATTGGCCATTCGTTCCAGTGGATTGTTCGAGGATTCGCTTCTGCGGCCATTTTCCGGAGTCTATTCCACATACCTGATTCCGAATAATCACCCGGACATGGATGTTCGTTTTGAACAATTAATGACAGCCGTGAAACTGGTTTATTCCTCCATCTTTACGCCCAATGCTATTTCCTATTTCGAAGCCATCAACTATAAAATCGAAGAAGAGAAAATGGCCGTAATCATTCAGGAAGTAGTTGGTCACGAGCGAAACAATAAGTTTTATCCAACCATGAGTGGAGTGGCGCAGTCGTTTAATTACTACCCATATTCCTACATGGAACCGGAGGATGGCTTTGCCGTAGCTGGTGTTGGCTTGGGAATGCTGGTCGTAGGAGGGGAGAAAGCCTTCCGCTTTTGCCCTAAATATCCAAACCTGAATAACAGTTCGGTTCATGATATGGTCCGGGATTCACAAGGCGAGTTTTACGCCATCGATATGACCCGTGAATCATTTGATCTGACCCGGGATGGTGAAGATGCTGCGATTAAGCAATATCGGATAATTGAAGCGGAAAAGGACGGTGTATTGACCCATTGTGCCTCCACGTATGATGTGGAGAATGATTATTTGGTTCCGGGAATCGATCAAAAGGGGCCGCGGGTGATCGATTTTGCCAATATTCTGAAATATGACCAATTTCCGCTGTCGGATACGTTGCAGTTATTACTGAACCTTTTCAAACAAGCGATGGGCTCGCCGGTCGAACTCGAGTATTCCCTGGAACTGGAGAATGGTGAATATGGCTTGCCTACTTTTTATTTGTTGCAGATTAAGCCACTTATCCGGCAGGAAGAGGAGATAAAAATCGACTTGGGGGCAATGGAACAGGAGAATATGCTGATGATCTCCCGTCGGGGGATGGGGCATGGACGAATTGAAGGAATTCGGGATGTCGTTTACGTGGACGCCGATACTTTTGACCGGACGGCAACAAGGGCTATTGCCAGGGATATAGTGGAAGTGAACAACCGGCTGGGAAGAGAGGGACGAAAGTTTGTGTTGATTGGCCCTGGTCGCTGGGGAACGCATGATCCGTTTACGGGTATCCCGGTTATCTGGGCGAACATCAACAATGCCCGGGTGATTATTGAAATGGGGTTGCCTGATTTTCCGCTGGATGCATCATTGGGCTCGCATTTCTTCCATAATGTAACCTCAATGAATGTTGGGTATTTCTCCATTCCTTATAAGACGAAAGAAAACTTTCTGAATCTCGATATACTGAAAAGGCAGGAAGTGATTTGGGAGAGCAAATTCGTGAAGCACGTACGGTTCAAAAATGAGTTGGAAATCCTGATGAATGGACGGGAGCGAACAGCCATTATCCGGTTTGAAGAATATAACTCCGGTGGGGCAGAGGTCAGCCCGGAATAG
- a CDS encoding 2-oxoacid:ferredoxin oxidoreductase subunit beta, which yields MAEELALTIKDFKSENEVRWCPGCGDHAILNSIQKAMVNLGIQHKDYAVISGIGCSSRFPYYMSTYGFHTIHGRAAAVASGVKCANPNLCVWEITGDGDALAIGGNHFIHLIRRNIDINVILFNNKIYGLTKGQYSPTSDRGVVTKTSPYGTVEDPFVPGQLVLGARGKFFARSVDNNIKMSQEVFEAAARHKGTSVVEVLQNCMIYNNGIHAAITDPKMKKDHQLMLKHGEPMIFGENDDRGLVLERGRLKVVKIGEDGITRDDILVHDVTEPNGFVHQLLINMALPDFPVAMGVIRAVEATSYDEAMVAQIEEVKATSKIKSVDDLLMSGNTWVAG from the coding sequence ATGGCCGAAGAATTAGCATTAACAATAAAAGATTTCAAAAGCGAAAACGAAGTTCGCTGGTGCCCGGGATGTGGTGATCATGCCATATTAAATTCCATTCAGAAAGCAATGGTTAATCTCGGCATTCAACATAAAGATTATGCCGTAATTTCTGGAATCGGATGTTCTTCCAGGTTCCCGTATTACATGAGTACATACGGTTTTCACACAATTCACGGGCGGGCTGCGGCAGTAGCTTCCGGTGTGAAGTGTGCCAACCCGAATCTCTGTGTATGGGAAATCACTGGCGACGGTGATGCGCTGGCCATCGGTGGAAACCATTTCATTCATCTGATTCGCCGGAATATTGATATCAATGTAATCTTGTTCAACAACAAGATTTATGGTTTGACCAAGGGACAATATTCGCCAACATCCGATCGGGGGGTTGTCACCAAAACTTCGCCTTATGGTACGGTGGAAGATCCGTTTGTCCCGGGACAACTGGTATTGGGCGCCCGGGGTAAATTTTTTGCCCGTTCGGTGGATAACAACATCAAGATGAGCCAGGAAGTATTTGAAGCAGCAGCCAGGCACAAAGGTACTTCGGTTGTGGAAGTACTGCAAAACTGTATGATTTACAACAACGGAATTCATGCGGCTATCACCGATCCGAAAATGAAAAAAGATCATCAGCTGATGCTGAAACATGGTGAACCAATGATTTTCGGTGAGAACGATGATAGAGGTTTGGTCTTGGAGCGTGGTCGCCTCAAAGTGGTTAAGATTGGCGAAGACGGCATTACCCGTGATGACATTCTGGTTCATGATGTAACTGAGCCTAATGGATTCGTTCATCAATTGTTGATTAACATGGCACTTCCTGATTTTCCGGTCGCCATGGGTGTAATACGTGCGGTGGAAGCTACTTCGTACGATGAGGCTATGGTAGCCCAGATTGAAGAAGTGAAAGCGACCTCAAAAATCAAATCGGTTGACGACCTTTTGATGAGTGGAAACACATGGGTAGCTGGATAA
- a CDS encoding 2-oxoacid:acceptor oxidoreductase subunit alpha has product MSKETKIIELEEVAIRFSGDSGDGMQLTGTLFSDASALIGNDLSTFPDYPSEIRAPQGTVGGVSGFQVQFGTRRITTPGDYAHVLVAMNPAAVKANAPFMRPGGTIIYDQDSFTEKNFKKAKFTTDQPFEELKLDDYFKVPVPITTLTREALKDFGLDNKSILRSKNMFALGLVSWMFDRPMDYMERFIQNKFKKAPSVVEANLKVLRSGWNYGMNMQHMTPRYMVHPAPIEAGTYRNINGNLATAWGLLAAAEKANLEIFLGSYPITPATEVLQALAARKDLGVKTFQAEDEIAGISTSIGAAFAGDLAVTSTSGPGLALKSEALGLSVMAELPLVLVNVQRGGPSTGLPTKTEQSDLLQALYGRNGESPVVVLAASTPSDCFNYAFHAAKIALERMVPVILMTDGFLGNGSEPWKIPKMADLPEITPCIAQNAETYQPYARDEKTLARGWAFPGMDGFQHRIGGLEKDLMGNVSHDPENHQKMVEIRAEKVRRVATMIPELEVCGEPEGDLLVVGWGGTFGHLESAVREMRPPDHKIGLAHFNYINPLPANVHEVFSRFKKIVVCELNMGQFVAYLRDKEPDFKYEQFNKVKGLPFTVHELCEKFEQLLEE; this is encoded by the coding sequence ATGTCAAAGGAAACAAAAATTATTGAACTTGAGGAGGTAGCCATCCGGTTTTCCGGTGATTCGGGAGATGGTATGCAGTTAACCGGAACATTGTTTTCGGATGCCTCTGCTCTGATTGGGAATGATCTTTCGACATTCCCCGACTATCCTTCAGAAATACGTGCCCCACAGGGAACAGTTGGTGGCGTATCGGGCTTCCAGGTACAATTTGGAACCCGTCGTATAACCACACCGGGCGATTACGCCCATGTATTGGTAGCCATGAATCCTGCGGCCGTAAAAGCAAATGCGCCGTTTATGCGCCCCGGAGGGACGATTATATACGACCAGGACAGTTTTACGGAGAAGAATTTTAAGAAGGCAAAATTTACCACGGACCAACCGTTTGAGGAGTTAAAACTGGATGATTATTTTAAGGTTCCGGTTCCTATAACAACCCTTACGAGGGAAGCATTGAAAGATTTCGGCCTTGACAACAAGAGTATTCTGCGAAGCAAGAATATGTTTGCATTAGGCTTGGTTAGCTGGATGTTTGACCGTCCGATGGATTACATGGAACGTTTCATTCAGAATAAATTCAAGAAGGCCCCTTCGGTGGTCGAAGCTAACCTCAAAGTGCTGAGAAGCGGCTGGAACTATGGGATGAACATGCAGCATATGACGCCGCGATACATGGTGCATCCTGCCCCGATTGAAGCGGGGACTTACCGGAACATCAATGGTAATCTGGCTACCGCATGGGGATTACTCGCAGCTGCGGAAAAAGCCAATTTGGAAATTTTTCTCGGGTCGTATCCCATTACCCCTGCAACAGAAGTATTGCAGGCACTTGCAGCCCGAAAAGATTTGGGGGTAAAAACGTTTCAGGCGGAGGACGAAATTGCCGGTATATCAACGTCTATCGGAGCTGCCTTTGCAGGTGATTTGGCGGTTACGTCGACCTCTGGCCCCGGTTTGGCCCTGAAATCTGAAGCATTAGGTTTGAGTGTGATGGCCGAATTGCCGCTGGTATTAGTAAATGTGCAGCGTGGCGGCCCTTCTACCGGTTTGCCAACCAAGACTGAACAATCTGACTTGTTGCAGGCACTTTATGGCCGTAATGGTGAAAGCCCTGTCGTAGTATTGGCTGCATCCACGCCTTCCGATTGCTTCAACTACGCTTTCCATGCGGCTAAAATTGCGTTGGAACGAATGGTGCCGGTTATACTGATGACCGACGGATTCCTTGGAAACGGTTCTGAACCCTGGAAGATTCCTAAAATGGCCGATCTGCCTGAAATTACACCGTGTATTGCCCAAAATGCTGAAACATATCAGCCATATGCGCGCGATGAGAAGACGTTGGCCCGTGGATGGGCATTCCCGGGAATGGATGGCTTCCAGCATCGGATTGGAGGTCTGGAGAAAGACCTGATGGGCAATGTTAGTCACGATCCGGAAAACCATCAAAAGATGGTAGAAATTCGTGCTGAAAAAGTCCGTCGTGTTGCTACCATGATTCCTGAACTCGAAGTGTGCGGAGAGCCGGAAGGCGATTTACTGGTCGTTGGCTGGGGAGGAACTTTCGGACACCTGGAAAGTGCAGTTCGCGAAATGCGCCCGCCCGATCACAAAATTGGGTTGGCACATTTTAACTACATCAATCCACTACCGGCCAATGTGCACGAAGTATTCAGCCGTTTTAAGAAGATTGTTGTATGCGAATTGAACATGGGACAGTTTGTCGCCTATCTTCGTGATAAAGAACCCGATTTCAAATACGAACAATTCAATAAGGTTAAAGGACTTCCGTTTACGGTTCATGAATTGTGCGAAAAATTTGAACAACTATTGGAGGAATAA
- a CDS encoding gamma carbonic anhydrase family protein: protein MAIIQPLRGKTPIMGSNCFIAENAAIIGDVETGDNCSIWFGAVLRGDVHYIKLGNNVNVQDNAVIHATYQKFPTNIGNNVTIAHGAIVHGCTIHDNVLIGMNAVILDDAVIESNSIIAAGSVVTKGTVVYSGSVYAGSPARKIKEISPELLEGEIHRIANNYHMYAGWYKEGED from the coding sequence ATGGCCATTATACAACCTTTACGCGGAAAAACGCCAATCATGGGCAGCAACTGTTTTATTGCAGAAAATGCTGCCATCATTGGCGATGTTGAAACAGGTGACAACTGTAGTATCTGGTTCGGTGCGGTATTGCGCGGCGACGTGCATTACATCAAACTGGGTAATAATGTCAATGTCCAGGATAATGCAGTTATTCATGCCACCTACCAGAAATTTCCTACCAACATCGGTAATAACGTCACCATTGCACATGGTGCCATCGTTCACGGGTGTACCATTCATGATAATGTCCTTATCGGGATGAACGCGGTGATCCTTGACGATGCTGTTATTGAAAGCAACTCCATCATCGCTGCCGGTTCCGTTGTTACAAAAGGTACTGTGGTGTATTCCGGATCGGTGTATGCCGGTTCACCTGCCAGGAAGATCAAGGAGATCAGTCCTGAACTGCTGGAAGGTGAAATTCACCGGATTGCCAACAACTACCATATGTATGCGGGCTGGTACAAAGAAGGTGAAGATTAA